One genomic window of Quercus robur chromosome 6, dhQueRobu3.1, whole genome shotgun sequence includes the following:
- the LOC126689053 gene encoding pentatricopeptide repeat-containing protein At3g06920, protein MKMLLRNRGLIYQIDLKCSHIYTSFKKFSSLYNGPSEVDGKVVSFLDGANRESSRKVEGVRQVLDNVCHILESGPWGPALEDALSLLDEKPKPELVIGVLRRLKDVNVAVNYFRWAERKTDQAHSPEAYNSLLMVMARGRKFDCLEEILEEMSIAGFGPSNNVCIELVVSCVKSQNLREAFDLIQTMRKFKFRPAFSAYTTLIGALSAVHESERMLTLFHQMQELGYEVSVHLFTTLIRVFAREGRVDAALSLLDEMKSNSFDADIVLYNVCIDSFGKIGKVDMAWKFFHEMKSHGLMPDDVTYTSMIGVLCKADRLDEAVELFEQLDSSRKVPCVYAYNTMIMGYGSAGKFDEAYSLLERQKQKGCIPNVIAYNCILTCLGKKGRVEEALRIFEEMKKDAVPNLPTYNILIDMLCRAGKLEAALGVRDAMQEAGLFPNVMTINIMIDRLCKAQKLDGACSIFEGMDHKVCTPDAVTFCSLIEGLGRHGRVDDAYRLYEKMLDSNQIPNAVVYTSLISNFFKCGRKEDGHKIYKEMIHQGCSPDLMLLNTYMDCIFKAGETEKGRALFKEIKAQGFIPDVRSYSILIHGLVKAGFANETYEVFYSMKDQGCILDTRAYNTVIDGFCKSGKVNKAYQLLEEMKTKGHQPTVVTYGSVIDGLAKIDRLDEAYMLFEEAKSKGIELNVVIYSSLIDGFGKVGRIDEAYLIMEELMQKGLTPNVYTWNCLLDALVKAEEINEALVCFQSLKDLKCTPNQVTYSILINGLCRVRKFNKAFVFWQEMQKQGLKPNTITYTTMISGLAKAGNIVDASGLFERFKASGGIPDSASYNAMIEGLSNCNRAMDAYVLFEETRLKGCNIHTKTCVVLLDALHKADCLEQAAIVGAVLRETAKSQHASRSW, encoded by the exons ATGAAGATGCTCTTAAGGAACCGag GATTAATCTATCAAATTGATTTGAAGTGCAGTCACATTTACACCTCTTTTAAAAAGTTCTCATCATTGTATAATGGGCCTTCTGAGGTGGATGGGAAAGTTGTTTCCTTTCTGGATGGGGCTAATAGAGAAAGTTCAAGAAAAGTTGAGGGTGTGAGACAGGTACTGGATAATGTGTGCCATATATTGGAAAGTGGACCGTGGGGACCAGCCCTTGAGGATGCTCTATCTTTGTTAGACGAAAAACCAAAACCAGAACTAGTTATTGGAGTCTTAAGGAGGCTGAAGGATGTCAATGTAGCAGTAAATTATTTTCGGTGGGCTGAGAGAAAAACCGACCAAGCACATTCTCCTGAAGCATACAATTCACTTCTCATGGTTATGGCTAGGGGTAGAAAGTTTGATTGCCTGGAAGAGATTCTTGAAGAAATGAGTATTGCAGGATTCGGTCCATCTAATAACGTGTGTATAGAGTTAGTTGTAAGCTGTGTCAAGTCTCAAAATCTTAGAGAAGCTTTTGATCTAATACAAACCATGAGGAAGTTTAAATTCCGTCCCGCATTTTCGGCTTATACAACTCTGATTGGTGCTTTATCTGCAGTTCATGAATCCGAACGTATGCTCACTCTTTTTCACCAAATGCAGGAGCTAGGTTATGAAGTAAGTGTGCATTTATTTACAACTCTTATTCGTGTATTTGCCAGGGAGGGCCGGGTTGATGCTGCTCTTTCCCTGCTGGATGAGATGAAGAGCAACTCTTTTGATGCTGACATTGTTCTGTATAATGTTTGCATAGATTCTTTTGGTAAGATTGGGAAGGTGGATATGGCCTGGAAATTCTTTCATGAGATGAAATCTCATGGCTTGATGCCTGACGATGTGACATATACTAGCATGATAGGGGTTCTCTGCAAAGCTGATAGACTGGATGAAGCTGTGGAGCTATTCGAACAGCTGGATAGCAGCAGGAAAGTCCCTTGTGTATATGCTTATAACACCATGATCATGGGTTATGGCTCAGCTGGAAAGTTTGATGAAGCGTATAGTTTACTTGAGAGGCAAAAACAAAAGGGGTGCATTCCGAATGTGATTGCATATAATTGCATTCTCACTTGCCTTGGAAAGAAGGGGAGAGTGGAAGAGGCATTACGGATCtttgaggagatgaagaaagatGCAGTACCAAACCTTCCAACCTATAATATTCTAATAGACATGCTTTGCAGGGCAGGGAAACTTGAGGCTGCTTTGGGTGTTCGGGATGCCATGCAAGAAGCTGGCTTGTTTCCTAATGTTATGACTATCAACATAATGATAGATCGACTCTGCAAAGCTCAAAAACTGGATGGGGCTTGTTCTATATTTGAAGGAATGGATCACAAAGTTTGCACCCCAGATGCTGTTACATTTTGTTCTCTTATAGAAGGCCTGGGCAGACATGGTAGAGTGGATGATGCCTATAGGCTATATGAAAAGATGCTAGATTCTAATCAGATTCCAAACGCTGTCGTTTATACATCACTTATCAGTAACTTTTTCAAGTGTGGCAGGAAGGAGGATGGTCACAAGATATACAAAGAAATGATTCATCAGGGCTGTTCTCCTGACCTGATGCTTCTTAATACCTACATGGATTGTATTTTCAAAGCTGGTGAGACTGAGAAAGGAAGGGCTTTGTTTAAGGAAATAAAGGCTCAAGGATTCATTCCAGATGTTCGGAGCTATTCAATCCTAATTCATGGCCTTGTCAAAGCAGGTTTTGCAAATGAAACATATGAGGTATTCTACTCAATGAAGGATCAAGGCTGCATTCTGGACACCCGCGCTTACAACACTGTTATTGATGGATTCTGCAAGTCTGGTAAGGTTAACAAAGCTTATCAACTGTTGGAGGAAATGAAGACAAAGGGTCACCAACCCACTGTTGTTACCTATGGCTCTGTCATCGATGGGCTTGCTAAGATTGACAGGCTTGATGAAGCATACATGCTCTTTGAAGAAGCAAAGTCTAAAGGAATAGAGTTAAATGTGGTGATATATAGTAGTCTTATTGATGGGTTCGGGAAGGTGGGTAGAATTGATGAAGCATACCTAATCATGGAAGAGTTGATGCAGAAGGGTTTGACCCCTAATGTATACACTTGGAATTGCTTGCTTGATGCACTTGTGAAAGCAGAGGAAATTAATGAAGCTCTTGTCTGCTTTCAGTCACTGAAAGACTTGAAATGTACCCCCAACCAAGTAACTTACAGCATTCTCATAAATGGTCTCTGTAgggttagaaaatttaataaggCCTTCGTGTTCTGGCAAGAGATGCAGAAGCAAGGGTTGAAGCCCAACACAATCACGTACACAACCATGATCTCAGGACTTGCAAAGGCTGGAAACATAGTAGACGCTAGTGGGCTTTTTGAGAGGTTTAAGGCAAGTGGTGGTATACCGGATTCTGCTAGTTATAATGCTATGATAGAAGGGCTAAGCAATTGTAATAGAGCAATGGATGCATATGTACTTTTTGAGGAAACTCGGTTGAAAGGTTGTAATATTCATACCAAAACTTGTGTCGTTCTTCTGGATGCATTGCATAAGGCTGACTGCCTTGAGCAAGCAGCAATTGTGGGTGCAGTGTTGAGGGAAACAGCAAAGTCTCAACATGCTTCAAGATCTTGGTAA